In one Thermoanaerobacterales bacterium genomic region, the following are encoded:
- a CDS encoding sulfite exporter TauE/SafE family protein — protein MLYDQAWFVSCLVVFVAAALQSVTGFGFALIAVPLFLLVYDPRTAITVTMVVSFTTLLLLTIRVRAAVVRPLVANLFLGSLAGIPFGVYGFLHFDVTLLKILICGVTIPFSLALATRLRLYLISGTWTERLIGSVSGFLAGSISLPGPPVILFLNCRHLPKERFRATTAAYFTAVYPVGLLLLVSSGAIPLATIRLSLTLIPFALIGSAAGARLFPFVPQAHFQRGVPLLVLATAAYTLAAALSETEAAMGLPF, from the coding sequence ATGCTCTATGATCAAGCCTGGTTTGTCTCCTGCCTGGTTGTCTTCGTCGCCGCCGCGTTACAGTCCGTTACCGGCTTTGGCTTCGCCCTTATCGCAGTGCCTCTTTTTCTCCTGGTTTATGATCCCCGCACGGCAATCACTGTAACGATGGTGGTCTCGTTCACTACTCTCCTGCTGCTGACCATCCGGGTCCGGGCGGCGGTCGTACGCCCCCTGGTGGCGAACCTTTTCCTTGGGAGCCTGGCCGGTATCCCCTTCGGCGTTTACGGCTTTCTACATTTTGACGTCACCCTGCTGAAGATCCTGATCTGCGGCGTCACCATCCCTTTCAGCCTGGCCCTTGCCACCCGCCTGCGCTTGTACCTCATAAGCGGTACCTGGACAGAGCGTCTCATCGGCTCGGTTTCCGGTTTCCTGGCCGGGAGCATCAGCCTGCCGGGGCCGCCGGTCATTCTCTTCCTCAACTGCCGCCACCTGCCCAAGGAGCGGTTCCGGGCCACTACCGCCGCCTATTTTACGGCAGTATACCCGGTCGGGCTGCTCCTGCTGGTATCCTCGGGGGCGATACCGCTCGCCACCATCCGTCTCTCCCTGACCCTCATCCCCTTCGCCCTCATCGGCTCGGCGGCCGGCGCCCGCTTGTTTCCCTTCGTCCCGCAGGCGCATTTCCAGCGGGGTGTGCCATTACTGGTTCTGGCCACCGCCGCCTACACCCTGGCCGCCGCTCTCAGCGAGACCGAGGCCGCGATGGGCCTGCCGTTTTAG
- a CDS encoding HAD family hydrolase: protein MPLRYLLLDLDGTLLPMDMDEFLGAYLRLLARRLAAYMPPERFVRELMTSTDIMIHNLDPDRTNEDVFMADFFSRTGLPQAEVRPVFDDFYARDFRTLIDHTQPSSLARAIVEEAQKRGLELVIATNPLFPLKAIRERMRWAGVADIPFRLVTAYEDMHFCKPYPYYYEEILERIGARAEECLMAGNDIDEDLVAGQVGMRTFLVEDCLINRRGRNAVADYRGSLAHLLAFVKELAP from the coding sequence ATGCCCCTGCGTTACCTGCTGCTTGACCTTGACGGTACTCTTTTACCGATGGACATGGATGAGTTTTTGGGGGCCTATCTGAGACTGCTGGCCCGCAGGCTGGCGGCGTACATGCCTCCGGAGCGTTTCGTCCGGGAGCTGATGACCAGTACCGATATAATGATCCATAACCTTGACCCCGACCGGACCAACGAGGATGTCTTTATGGCGGACTTCTTCTCGCGCACGGGCTTGCCACAGGCGGAGGTGCGCCCCGTCTTCGATGACTTTTATGCCCGCGATTTCCGGACCCTGATCGACCACACGCAGCCATCGTCGCTGGCGCGGGCGATCGTCGAGGAGGCGCAAAAGCGCGGCCTGGAGCTGGTGATCGCGACCAACCCCCTCTTCCCCTTGAAGGCCATCCGCGAGCGCATGCGCTGGGCGGGGGTCGCCGACATTCCCTTCCGCCTCGTGACCGCCTACGAGGACATGCATTTCTGCAAGCCGTACCCCTACTATTACGAAGAAATTCTTGAACGAATCGGGGCGAGAGCGGAGGAATGCCTTATGGCCGGTAATGACATCGACGAGGACCTGGTGGCCGGGCAGGTCGGCATGCGCACGTTTCTCGTGGAGGATTGCCTGATCAACCGCCGGGGGCGGAACGCGGTAGCGGATTACCGTGGGAGCCTGGCCCACCTGCTGGCCTTCGTGAAGGAACTGGCCCCGTAA
- a CDS encoding ABC transporter permease: MLRRLLTQLAGVAVLIILWHLAATALGKPVLPTPLVAMEAFARDLPRELGGHFLISLARVAVSIAVSFFLAVPLGLFLGREERLDRFIAPLIYVIYPIPVIVFLPVIMTFFGVGNFSKVLLIVIVVFFQLLVTTRDAAGQVNSAVIDSVRSLGARTPDIYRHVIWPAALPKIFTALRIGSGTAIAVLFIAETIASQEGLGYYLLDAWTQWHYPELYAGIIAMGLMGFAVYTVIDFADRRFCPWEHL; this comes from the coding sequence TTGCTTCGCCGCCTGCTAACGCAGCTGGCCGGTGTCGCCGTTCTCATCATCCTCTGGCACCTGGCTGCGACGGCCCTCGGCAAGCCGGTCCTGCCGACGCCTCTCGTTGCGATGGAGGCCTTCGCCCGGGACCTGCCGCGTGAACTCGGAGGGCACTTCCTCATCAGCCTGGCCCGCGTGGCCGTCAGCATCGCCGTTTCTTTTTTCCTGGCGGTCCCCCTGGGGCTTTTTCTCGGCCGGGAGGAGCGCCTCGACCGCTTTATCGCCCCTTTGATCTACGTTATCTATCCCATCCCGGTCATCGTCTTTCTCCCGGTGATTATGACCTTTTTCGGCGTGGGCAACTTCTCCAAGGTCCTGCTTATCGTCATCGTCGTCTTCTTCCAGCTTCTCGTCACGACACGCGATGCCGCCGGCCAGGTCAACAGTGCGGTCATCGACTCCGTGCGCTCTCTCGGGGCGCGGACGCCGGATATCTACCGCCACGTAATCTGGCCGGCGGCCCTGCCCAAGATCTTTACCGCCTTGCGCATCGGGTCCGGTACGGCGATCGCCGTCCTTTTCATCGCCGAGACCATCGCCAGCCAGGAGGGCCTGGGCTACTACCTGCTCGACGCATGGACGCAATGGCATTACCCCGAGCTTTACGCCGGGATCATCGCGATGGGCCTTATGGGCTTCGCCGTTTATACCGTTATCGATTTCGCCGACCGTCGATTCTGCCCCTGGGAGCACCTGTGA
- a CDS encoding ABC transporter ATP-binding protein, producing MIDVLNLAVTYQQHNATVPAIADISLHLDPGHILAVIGPSGCGKTSLLYVLAGLRPPSAGRVTIDGEPVQPGRLKTAVILQDYGLLPWKTVWQNTILGLEVRRAPRAEIISRCRSILAELGLDGLSHLYPAQLSGGQRQRVAIARALALEPDLLLMDEPFSSLDALTRESLQDGLLDVWAHRGVSMVIVTHSIEEAVYLGQSIIVLSPRPARVIATVENPGVGRPSWRRSPEFHRVCTRLRDLLEGKGEHRPCFAAC from the coding sequence ATGATCGACGTCCTTAACCTGGCGGTGACCTATCAACAACATAACGCGACGGTGCCCGCCATCGCCGACATTTCCCTGCACCTCGACCCCGGCCATATCCTGGCCGTCATCGGTCCTTCCGGCTGCGGGAAGACCTCGCTGCTATATGTGCTGGCCGGGCTGCGGCCGCCCTCGGCCGGGCGGGTTACCATCGACGGGGAGCCGGTCCAGCCCGGCCGCCTGAAGACGGCCGTCATTTTACAGGACTACGGACTGTTGCCGTGGAAGACGGTGTGGCAAAACACCATCCTCGGCCTGGAGGTCCGCCGCGCTCCGCGGGCGGAGATCATATCCCGCTGCCGGTCAATCCTCGCCGAACTGGGCCTGGATGGCCTTTCACACCTTTACCCGGCGCAGTTGAGCGGCGGCCAGCGCCAGCGGGTCGCCATCGCGCGCGCCCTGGCCCTGGAGCCCGACCTTCTCCTGATGGACGAACCGTTCTCATCATTGGACGCCCTGACCCGCGAGTCGCTCCAGGACGGCCTGCTCGACGTGTGGGCACACCGCGGAGTGAGCATGGTTATTGTCACCCACAGTATCGAAGAGGCGGTCTACCTGGGGCAGAGCATCATCGTCCTCTCCCCGCGGCCGGCACGCGTCATCGCCACGGTGGAGAATCCCGGCGTAGGCCGTCCGTCCTGGCGCAGGAGCCCCGAGTTCCACCGCGTCTGTACCCGCCTGCGGGACCTCCTGGAGGGGAAGGGGGAACATCGCCCTTGCTTCGCCGCCTGCTAA
- a CDS encoding MetQ/NlpA family ABC transporter substrate-binding protein, with protein MHPKRPLFLMALSVLTLALVFTITGCNSKPASPPEKTPKTPPLRLGMLPIQDNLPFWVAERKGYFADEGLQVELIGFPSAMERDSALAAGQIDGALGDILAVAQLNNGGTKVRIVSVGQGATAEEGRFAILASPKSSISSVDQLKNVPIGCSLKTINEYVVDQLLTGAGLKPEEIKKNQMPKIPLRLEALLNGTLQAAVLPDPIAALAEVKGARLILDDTRENITQTVIYFREPVLEQNLEGVQRLMRAYARAVEDIQAGPSAFNDLLAEKARVPQEVLSSSAHGMQVLFSPPQLPTEDQVRRVLDWMSANGLLDRPLGYQDLVDGRVLGKA; from the coding sequence ATGCACCCGAAACGCCCACTTTTTTTAATGGCGCTCTCGGTTCTGACTCTGGCCCTGGTTTTTACCATAACCGGCTGCAATAGCAAACCGGCTTCGCCGCCGGAGAAGACACCCAAAACGCCCCCTCTCCGGCTGGGCATGCTGCCCATCCAGGACAACCTCCCGTTCTGGGTGGCGGAGCGGAAGGGCTACTTCGCCGATGAAGGACTGCAGGTGGAACTCATCGGTTTTCCCAGCGCCATGGAGCGCGACAGCGCCCTGGCCGCCGGGCAGATCGACGGCGCCCTGGGAGACATTCTGGCCGTGGCGCAACTGAACAACGGCGGCACCAAGGTACGCATTGTCTCCGTGGGGCAGGGGGCAACCGCGGAGGAAGGCCGTTTCGCGATTCTCGCCTCGCCGAAATCTTCAATATCAAGTGTCGATCAACTCAAGAACGTGCCGATCGGCTGTTCCCTGAAGACGATAAACGAATATGTCGTGGACCAGCTCCTTACCGGCGCGGGCCTTAAGCCGGAGGAAATCAAGAAGAACCAGATGCCCAAAATACCGCTGCGCCTCGAGGCCCTGCTTAACGGTACTCTTCAGGCCGCGGTCCTGCCAGACCCCATCGCCGCCCTGGCGGAGGTCAAGGGCGCCCGACTCATCCTCGATGACACCCGGGAGAACATTACCCAAACCGTGATTTACTTCCGGGAACCTGTCCTGGAACAGAACCTGGAAGGCGTACAAAGGCTGATGCGCGCCTACGCCCGCGCCGTGGAGGACATCCAGGCCGGCCCGTCCGCCTTTAACGACCTTTTGGCCGAGAAGGCCCGGGTGCCCCAGGAGGTTCTCTCCAGTTCCGCACATGGAATGCAGGTTCTCTTTTCGCCGCCCCAACTGCCCACCGAGGACCAGGTCCGCCGCGTACTGGACTGGATGAGCGCCAACGGCCTCCTGGACCGGCCCCTGGGGTACCAGGACCTTGTCGATGGACGGGTGCTTGGCAAGGCATGA
- a CDS encoding DUF188 domain-containing protein, translating into MKIIIDADACPRDALATCLRLGAEFGVPVWTVASFKHDIASDRHITVGDAPQETDIKIANLAGCGDIVVTQDWGLAAVVLGRGARALSPGGRIFKPETIDFLLEEREIKARFRRTGGRTPGPARRTPADQRRFTSSLRRLLEAGITPPGSK; encoded by the coding sequence GTGAAAATCATCATTGACGCTGACGCTTGTCCCAGGGATGCCCTGGCGACGTGCCTGCGCCTGGGAGCGGAATTCGGTGTTCCGGTCTGGACAGTCGCCAGCTTTAAGCATGATATCGCCTCTGACCGTCACATAACCGTGGGGGACGCCCCCCAGGAGACCGACATAAAGATTGCCAACCTGGCCGGTTGCGGGGACATCGTGGTTACCCAGGACTGGGGTCTGGCCGCCGTGGTCCTGGGACGGGGGGCCCGCGCCCTTTCCCCGGGGGGCCGCATCTTTAAGCCGGAGACCATCGATTTCCTCCTTGAGGAACGAGAGATCAAGGCCCGTTTTCGGCGTACGGGGGGCCGCACTCCCGGCCCCGCCCGCCGGACGCCCGCCGATCAGCGCCGCTTCACCTCGTCCCTCCGCAGGCTGCTGGAGGCAGGAATTACGCCGCCGGGATCGAAATAG
- a CDS encoding diacylglycerol kinase family lipid kinase, whose protein sequence is MNGSTAFVILNPAAGHGRAGRAWPLTARALDEAGIRYHLARTEAPGEGTVLAARAVAQGYDPLIAVGGDGTTNEVVNAILAAPGSPETRPRLGIISCGTGRDLVRTLGIPREIRQAAAILATGAVRPFDVGRIVFHQPGGPSRTRYFVNIADAGLGGETADRVNRTTKLFGGFLSFFWGALASLARYRNKKVRLSIDGEPSHDLHLTIAVVANARYFAGGMFVAPNAVPDDGLFDIITLNGVGRLGRVPLLLRVYCGRHLGHPRLIQRRCRTVTITSEEWVHVEADGELAGFLPATFDILPGAIRIIAPAGGSSQ, encoded by the coding sequence ATGAACGGATCAACCGCCTTTGTAATTCTCAATCCCGCCGCCGGCCACGGGCGCGCCGGGCGGGCGTGGCCGCTCACCGCCCGCGCCCTGGACGAAGCCGGGATACGCTATCATTTGGCGCGGACGGAGGCGCCCGGCGAGGGGACGGTCCTCGCGGCCCGGGCCGTGGCCCAGGGGTACGACCCTCTGATCGCCGTCGGCGGGGACGGGACGACCAACGAGGTGGTGAACGCCATCCTCGCCGCCCCGGGCAGTCCGGAGACCCGGCCCCGCCTCGGGATCATTTCCTGCGGCACCGGACGCGACCTGGTACGCACCCTCGGCATTCCCCGCGAGATCCGGCAGGCTGCCGCCATTCTGGCCACCGGCGCCGTGCGCCCGTTCGACGTCGGGCGTATTGTTTTCCACCAGCCGGGCGGGCCGAGCCGGACGCGTTACTTCGTCAACATCGCCGACGCCGGGCTGGGCGGCGAGACCGCCGACCGCGTCAACCGGACGACCAAGCTCTTCGGCGGCTTTCTCTCCTTTTTCTGGGGCGCCCTGGCCTCGCTAGCCCGCTACCGTAATAAGAAAGTGCGCCTTTCCATTGACGGGGAGCCGTCTCACGACCTGCACCTGACCATCGCTGTTGTCGCCAATGCCCGCTACTTCGCCGGCGGGATGTTTGTCGCCCCCAACGCCGTCCCCGATGACGGCCTTTTCGACATCATCACCCTGAACGGCGTCGGCCGGCTGGGCCGGGTTCCCCTGCTCCTCAGGGTGTACTGTGGGCGCCACCTGGGCCACCCGCGTCTGATCCAGCGCCGCTGCCGGACGGTGACCATAACCTCGGAGGAATGGGTCCACGTTGAGGCCGACGGCGAACTCGCAGGTTTTCTCCCCGCCACGTTCGACATCCTGCCCGGCGCCATCCGCATCATCGCCCCCGCCGGAGGCTCCTCACAGTGA
- a CDS encoding DUF1287 domain-containing protein — MSRVKWMAACIGVLGCAAVAGALFVFWPAARQVLPPIGPAGAVEVPRVAARIDRDADGVLDADDLVGGAREEARRRTKYSGAYYAGGYPPEGEGACTDVVWRAFRAAGYDLKSMVDADIRAHPHAYPGVRGQPDPNIDFRRVSNLIVFFRRQAVSLTTVVRPGDAENLSEWQGGDIVVYGPPLEHIGIVSDRRRPDGVPLLIHNAGPCAVEADSLTSWPTRITHHFRYIPHDARPRRMVLYSQR; from the coding sequence ATGTCCCGGGTGAAGTGGATGGCCGCCTGTATCGGGGTCCTCGGCTGTGCCGCGGTGGCGGGAGCCCTCTTCGTATTCTGGCCCGCCGCGCGGCAGGTTTTACCCCCGATCGGCCCGGCCGGGGCCGTTGAGGTGCCACGTGTCGCCGCCCGCATCGACCGCGATGCCGACGGGGTTCTGGACGCCGATGACCTGGTCGGCGGGGCCAGGGAGGAAGCACGCCGGCGGACAAAGTACAGCGGTGCTTATTACGCCGGCGGCTATCCGCCGGAGGGCGAGGGCGCGTGCACCGACGTCGTCTGGCGCGCGTTCCGCGCCGCCGGGTACGACCTGAAGTCCATGGTGGACGCCGATATCCGCGCCCACCCGCATGCCTACCCGGGCGTCAGGGGACAGCCGGACCCCAACATCGATTTTCGCCGCGTCTCGAACCTGATCGTCTTCTTCCGGCGCCAAGCGGTCTCCTTAACCACCGTCGTCCGCCCTGGTGACGCCGAGAACCTGAGTGAATGGCAGGGGGGCGACATCGTCGTTTACGGTCCGCCCCTGGAGCACATCGGGATCGTGTCGGACCGCCGGCGCCCGGACGGGGTACCGTTGCTCATCCATAACGCGGGGCCCTGTGCCGTAGAGGCCGACAGCCTTACGTCCTGGCCCACGCGCATCACGCATCACTTCCGGTATATCCCCCATGACGCCAGGCCCCGCAGGATGGTACTCTACTCACAGAGGTGA
- a CDS encoding Gmad2 immunoglobulin-like domain-containing protein, translated as MKRLLVLAVGLLVALSAVAVAGCGGDKKKPSAPPGDVDQPATMPVAVYYLKTTDKDMYLVREVHEVARTEDTIRAALEELIHGNPVTEGAARVLPPETRVRGVKVDNGLATVDFSREVLQANVGAVGEALGIQSVVNTLTEFPDIKRVAFQVEGGLDERAMDWWGHVGLHEQPFTRNLSTVWEPAIWVTSPRPGDKVESPLKVQGSARVFEGAVSLRLTGDDGQKLAETCTTAAAGAPERGDFTAELTFSAPMGGQGRLEVFWNSPRDGSELDKVQIPVKF; from the coding sequence GTGAAACGTTTACTGGTTCTGGCCGTGGGCCTGCTCGTGGCTCTGTCGGCCGTGGCGGTGGCGGGCTGTGGCGGGGATAAGAAGAAACCGTCCGCGCCGCCAGGTGATGTGGATCAGCCGGCGACCATGCCGGTGGCGGTCTATTACCTCAAGACCACCGACAAGGATATGTACCTGGTACGCGAGGTCCACGAGGTGGCGCGGACGGAGGACACCATCCGGGCTGCCCTGGAGGAGTTGATCCACGGGAACCCGGTGACCGAGGGGGCCGCCCGCGTCCTGCCTCCGGAGACCAGGGTCCGGGGCGTTAAGGTGGACAACGGCCTGGCGACCGTCGATTTCTCGCGCGAGGTCCTGCAGGCCAACGTCGGCGCGGTGGGAGAGGCCCTGGGCATTCAGAGTGTCGTCAATACTCTGACCGAGTTCCCGGATATCAAGCGCGTGGCCTTCCAGGTCGAAGGCGGCCTTGACGAGCGTGCAATGGATTGGTGGGGACATGTCGGCCTTCATGAGCAGCCCTTTACACGCAACCTGTCGACCGTGTGGGAACCGGCGATCTGGGTAACCTCGCCCCGGCCCGGAGACAAGGTGGAAAGTCCCCTGAAGGTGCAGGGCAGCGCCCGTGTTTTCGAGGGGGCGGTGAGCCTGCGCCTGACGGGGGATGACGGGCAGAAGCTCGCCGAGACCTGCACCACGGCCGCAGCCGGTGCTCCGGAACGCGGGGACTTTACGGCGGAACTGACTTTCAGCGCCCCCATGGGCGGGCAGGGGCGGCTGGAGGTTTTTTGGAACAGCCCCAGGGACGGGAGCGAACTTGACAAGGTTCAGATACCGGTGAAGTTCTAA
- a CDS encoding DUF1540 domain-containing protein produces MPDIKCTVTECEYNKNVKCDAPMIQVDRNHAASAMNSDHTKCETFKKK; encoded by the coding sequence GTGCCCGACATCAAGTGCACCGTCACCGAGTGCGAGTATAACAAGAACGTGAAGTGCGACGCCCCGATGATTCAGGTGGATCGCAATCACGCGGCCAGCGCAATGAACTCCGATCACACCAAGTGTGAAACGTTTAAAAAAAAGTAG